A portion of the Cryptomeria japonica chromosome 5, Sugi_1.0, whole genome shotgun sequence genome contains these proteins:
- the LOC131076496 gene encoding uncharacterized protein LOC131076496 has translation MEQQWELQLMPGSKQDEDEDLIPADNTGQFHSRDSLQLSIGFYEPQQQHETKVAAKQLHPSNMDENQMEKETLGQVTLCLGSGTASSAGAVVSHENQIRHEKEEEEEKAKMIAESENEDGGAAELVKQQAREQLRLATVEKAYAEHARELAKRQMELAEAEFASAKRIREQAQAELNRAQLLKEQATRRIDATCMEITCQACRQQFQYHLSWPHQPTPTLADQNRNHPTTRFIHASAITDQSSQEETYLSLQLKPQPAQEQQLLLNSSSQTASTSKQQKN, from the coding sequence ATGGAGCAGCAGTGGGAACTTCAACTTATGCCAGGCTCAAagcaagatgaagatgaagatctaATACCAGCTGATAATACTGGACAATTCCATTCAAGAGATTCTTTACAACTCTCCATTGGGTTTTATGAGCCACAGCAACAGCATGAAACCAAGGTAGCTGCAAAACAGCTACATCCAAGCAATATGGATGAAAACCAAATGGAAAAAGAGACTCTTGGGCAAGTGACGCTGTGCTTGGGAAGTGGAACAGCTTCAAGTGCAGGTGCAGTTGTGTCCCATGAAAACCAAATTAGacatgaaaaagaagaagaagaagaaaaagcaaaGATGATTGCAGAGAGTGAGAATGAAGATGGAGGGGCAGCAGAGTTAGTGAAGCAGCAAGCAAGGGAGCAATTGAGGCTGGCAACTGTAGAAAAGGCCTATGCAGAGCATGCAAGAGAATTGGCCAAAAGGCAGATGGAATTAGCAGAGGCAGAATTTGCCAGTGCCAAGAGAATTAGAGAGCAAGCTCAAGCTGAGCTTAATAGAGCTCAGCTACTAAAAGAACAGGCAACCAGGCGCATTGATGCTACTTGCATGGAGATCACTTGTCAAGCATGCAGACAGCAATTTCAGTATCACCTTTCATGGCCTCATCAGCCAACTCCAACTTTAGCAGATCAGAATAGAAATCACCCAACAACAAGATTCATTCATGCCTCTGCAATCACAGATCAATCCAGTCAAGAGGAGACTTATTTGTCTCTGCAGTTAAAGCCTCAGCCAGCCCAGGAGCAGCAGCTTCTATTAAATTCAAGCTCTCAGACAGCTTCCACATCAAAACAACAAAAGAACTGA